The Desulfolucanica intricata genome has a segment encoding these proteins:
- the spoIIAB gene encoding anti-sigma F factor codes for MTLFNHVRMSILSIPENVAFARVSAAAFASQLEYTINDLEEIKVAVSEAVANAIVHAYGNQADKLVTIEIKLYPNKMEIIVEDSGIGIKDIKRALQPSYTTDPERMGLGFVFMQSFMDSLKVDSSPGKGTKVIMTKSVNSKIMSEQ; via the coding sequence ATGACTTTATTTAATCATGTAAGAATGAGTATTTTAAGTATTCCGGAAAACGTTGCCTTTGCCAGGGTTTCAGCTGCGGCTTTTGCCAGTCAATTAGAATATACAATAAATGATTTAGAAGAAATAAAGGTAGCTGTATCTGAGGCTGTGGCAAATGCTATTGTGCATGCTTATGGTAACCAGGCTGATAAACTGGTAACTATAGAAATTAAGTTGTATCCGAATAAAATGGAAATAATTGTAGAAGATAGCGGTATAGGTATAAAAGATATAAAACGTGCTCTTCAACCTTCATATACCACGGATCCGGAAAGAATGGGGTTGGGTTTTGTATTTATGCAGTCATTCATGGATTCTCTAAAAGTTGATTCCAGTCCAGGGAAGGGAACTAAAGTAATTATGACGAAAAGCGTAAATTCCAAAATAATGTCAGAACAATAG